From the genome of Helicoverpa zea isolate HzStark_Cry1AcR chromosome 1, ilHelZeax1.1, whole genome shotgun sequence, one region includes:
- the LOC124630940 gene encoding uncharacterized protein LOC124630940 isoform X3, whose protein sequence is MDDDIDQDVPQLLKQWGLPQYIHTFQVNDITISTLSMIDRGLAKELIPSIGDRAKFLKNLDNWIKITNPECPEFSSCSSPLKNLLLKSNEGQGLLNLYSEQGKLSNNGRRKVCNIIIKDLMQSDPNKRIDSSLLLTKAQEITEVFKKENISTYFIPYINDTKLKIKRCAKGKLYDCLQNRRRELREAKVIKKKNGSNINNNSNEPEVVEEDGGADEDIQWLQNCTEPWHLVIEKWQKTSKNRLKEIETSEMTIGAYINKYPVLKTPRGHELLIEDFQFLYPLSGNKLFEIFPTIKNNIFKVALSKTQVTEVKEILEQLQLLNKNDEHYEEVESILAFMLLPLLLGNPTHRTKKQVWRPSKAEVKDGFITHVLRPMDVQAAIAHRREKYLRYKLTLQPVIVIVGSSYTDIQKYFVVVNDLFFETNSILKAVDTCFKIFHSLHCQYPTESVCVWNFIQLGLYQLKTKWDKTYSTVNAFITDLDIDL, encoded by the exons TTATTAAAGCAGTGGGGTTTACCCCAATATATTCATACTTTTCAAG TAAATGATATAACAATATCAACCCTGTCAATGATAGACAGAGGTCTCGCCAAGGAACTAATCCCGTCCATTGGGGATCGGgccaaattcttaaaaaatttAGATAACTGGATCAAAATAACAAACCCAGAATGCCCAGAATTCAGCAGCTGCAGCTCT CCGTTGAAAAATCTACTCTTAAAATCGAATGAAGGACAAGGCCTGCTAAATTTATATTCAGAACAAGGCAAATTATCAAATAATGGGCGAAGAAAAGTttgcaatataataataaaagaccTAATGCAATCAGACCCAAATAAAAGAATAGACAGTTCTCTACTTCTTACAAAAGCACAAGAAATAACTGAAGTATTCAAAAaggaaaatataagtacttactttattcCATACATTAATGAtactaaacttaaaataaaaagatgtgCAAAAGGCAAATTATATGACTGTCTACAAAACAGGCGCCGCGAATTAAGGGAGGCTAaggttattaaaaagaaaaatggcaGCAACATCAACAATAACAGCAACGAGCCAGAAGTCGTCGAAGAAG ATGGTGGTGCAGATGAAGATATCCAGTGGCTCCAAAACTGTACAGAACCCTGGCATTTAGTGATAGAGAAGTGgcaaaaaacttccaaaaatagATTGAAGGAAATAGAGACTTCAGAAATGACCATCGGAGCATACATTAATAAATATCCAGTGTTAAAAACGCCACGCGGGCATGAGCTTCTTATTGaagattttcaatttttataccCATTGTCAgggaataaattatttgaaatattcccaacaataaaaaataatatattcaagGTGGCTCTATCTAAAACCCAAGTTACTGAAGTAAAAGAAATACTGGAACAACTACAGCTTCTAAACAAAA atgATGAACATTATGAGGAAGTTGAGTCAATACTAGCGTTCATGCTGTTGCCGCTGCTCTTGGGAAACCCAACACACAGAACCAAGAAACAAGTGTGGCGGCCATCCAAAGCTGAAGTAAAGGACGGCTTCATTACACACGTGCTGAGACCAATGGACGTGCAAGCCGCTATAGCCCACAGacgtgaaaaatatttaagatataAGCTAACGCTCCAACCGGTGATTGTGATTGTTGGTTCTTCTTATACggacatacaaaaatactttgTCGTAGTTAACGATTTATTTTTCGAAAcgaattcaattttaaaagcagTGGAtacatgttttaaaattttccaCTCTCTTCACTGTCAATATCCGACAGAGAGTGTGTGCGTGTGGAACTTCATACAACTAGGACTATACCAGTTAAAAACCAAGTGGGACAAAACCTATAGCACTGTTAATGCTTTCATTACTGATCTGGACATTGATctttaa
- the LOC124630940 gene encoding uncharacterized protein LOC124630940 isoform X1 has product MDDDIDQDVPQLLKQWGLPQYIHTFQVNDITISTLSMIDRGLAKELIPSIGDRAKFLKNLDNWIKITNPECPEFSSCSSPPTVFVDMLNPKHKQIKSVSEFIAPLNKNNTSTQLNDSNSIIPPTIGENEEACSSVDLDMTICNEDEFPPLKNLLLKSNEGQGLLNLYSEQGKLSNNGRRKVCNIIIKDLMQSDPNKRIDSSLLLTKAQEITEVFKKENISTYFIPYINDTKLKIKRCAKGKLYDCLQNRRRELREAKVIKKKNGSNINNNSNEPEVVEEDGGADEDIQWLQNCTEPWHLVIEKWQKTSKNRLKEIETSEMTIGAYINKYPVLKTPRGHELLIEDFQFLYPLSGNKLFEIFPTIKNNIFKVALSKTQVTEVKEILEQLQLLNKNDEHYEEVESILAFMLLPLLLGNPTHRTKKQVWRPSKAEVKDGFITHVLRPMDVQAAIAHRREKYLRYKLTLQPVIVIVGSSYTDIQKYFVVVNDLFFETNSILKAVDTCFKIFHSLHCQYPTESVCVWNFIQLGLYQLKTKWDKTYSTVNAFITDLDIDL; this is encoded by the exons TTATTAAAGCAGTGGGGTTTACCCCAATATATTCATACTTTTCAAG TAAATGATATAACAATATCAACCCTGTCAATGATAGACAGAGGTCTCGCCAAGGAACTAATCCCGTCCATTGGGGATCGGgccaaattcttaaaaaatttAGATAACTGGATCAAAATAACAAACCCAGAATGCCCAGAATTCAGCAGCTGCAGCTCT ccCCCTACAGTTTTTGTAGATATGCTTAATCccaaacacaaacaaataaagagtGTGAGTGAATTTATAGCCCCTTTGAACAAGAATAATACCTCTACCCAACTAAATGATTCCAATTCCATTATACCTCCTACCATTGGTGAGAATGAGGAGGCTTGCTCTAGTGTGGATCTGGATATGACCATTTGTAATGAAGATGAATTTCCG CCGTTGAAAAATCTACTCTTAAAATCGAATGAAGGACAAGGCCTGCTAAATTTATATTCAGAACAAGGCAAATTATCAAATAATGGGCGAAGAAAAGTttgcaatataataataaaagaccTAATGCAATCAGACCCAAATAAAAGAATAGACAGTTCTCTACTTCTTACAAAAGCACAAGAAATAACTGAAGTATTCAAAAaggaaaatataagtacttactttattcCATACATTAATGAtactaaacttaaaataaaaagatgtgCAAAAGGCAAATTATATGACTGTCTACAAAACAGGCGCCGCGAATTAAGGGAGGCTAaggttattaaaaagaaaaatggcaGCAACATCAACAATAACAGCAACGAGCCAGAAGTCGTCGAAGAAG ATGGTGGTGCAGATGAAGATATCCAGTGGCTCCAAAACTGTACAGAACCCTGGCATTTAGTGATAGAGAAGTGgcaaaaaacttccaaaaatagATTGAAGGAAATAGAGACTTCAGAAATGACCATCGGAGCATACATTAATAAATATCCAGTGTTAAAAACGCCACGCGGGCATGAGCTTCTTATTGaagattttcaatttttataccCATTGTCAgggaataaattatttgaaatattcccaacaataaaaaataatatattcaagGTGGCTCTATCTAAAACCCAAGTTACTGAAGTAAAAGAAATACTGGAACAACTACAGCTTCTAAACAAAA atgATGAACATTATGAGGAAGTTGAGTCAATACTAGCGTTCATGCTGTTGCCGCTGCTCTTGGGAAACCCAACACACAGAACCAAGAAACAAGTGTGGCGGCCATCCAAAGCTGAAGTAAAGGACGGCTTCATTACACACGTGCTGAGACCAATGGACGTGCAAGCCGCTATAGCCCACAGacgtgaaaaatatttaagatataAGCTAACGCTCCAACCGGTGATTGTGATTGTTGGTTCTTCTTATACggacatacaaaaatactttgTCGTAGTTAACGATTTATTTTTCGAAAcgaattcaattttaaaagcagTGGAtacatgttttaaaattttccaCTCTCTTCACTGTCAATATCCGACAGAGAGTGTGTGCGTGTGGAACTTCATACAACTAGGACTATACCAGTTAAAAACCAAGTGGGACAAAACCTATAGCACTGTTAATGCTTTCATTACTGATCTGGACATTGATctttaa
- the LOC124630940 gene encoding uncharacterized protein LOC124630940 isoform X2, protein MDDDIDQDVPQLLKQWGLPQYIHTFQVNDITISTLSMIDRGLAKELIPSIGDRAKFLKNLDNWIKITNPECPEFSSCSSPPTVFVDMLNPKHKQIKSVSEFIAPLNKNNTSTQLNDSNSIIPPTIGENEEACSSVDLDMTICNEDEFPPLKNLLLKSNEGQGLLNLYSEQGKLSNNGRRKVCNIIIKDLMQSDPNKRIDSSLLLTKAQEITEVFKKENINGGADEDIQWLQNCTEPWHLVIEKWQKTSKNRLKEIETSEMTIGAYINKYPVLKTPRGHELLIEDFQFLYPLSGNKLFEIFPTIKNNIFKVALSKTQVTEVKEILEQLQLLNKNDEHYEEVESILAFMLLPLLLGNPTHRTKKQVWRPSKAEVKDGFITHVLRPMDVQAAIAHRREKYLRYKLTLQPVIVIVGSSYTDIQKYFVVVNDLFFETNSILKAVDTCFKIFHSLHCQYPTESVCVWNFIQLGLYQLKTKWDKTYSTVNAFITDLDIDL, encoded by the exons TTATTAAAGCAGTGGGGTTTACCCCAATATATTCATACTTTTCAAG TAAATGATATAACAATATCAACCCTGTCAATGATAGACAGAGGTCTCGCCAAGGAACTAATCCCGTCCATTGGGGATCGGgccaaattcttaaaaaatttAGATAACTGGATCAAAATAACAAACCCAGAATGCCCAGAATTCAGCAGCTGCAGCTCT ccCCCTACAGTTTTTGTAGATATGCTTAATCccaaacacaaacaaataaagagtGTGAGTGAATTTATAGCCCCTTTGAACAAGAATAATACCTCTACCCAACTAAATGATTCCAATTCCATTATACCTCCTACCATTGGTGAGAATGAGGAGGCTTGCTCTAGTGTGGATCTGGATATGACCATTTGTAATGAAGATGAATTTCCG CCGTTGAAAAATCTACTCTTAAAATCGAATGAAGGACAAGGCCTGCTAAATTTATATTCAGAACAAGGCAAATTATCAAATAATGGGCGAAGAAAAGTttgcaatataataataaaagaccTAATGCAATCAGACCCAAATAAAAGAATAGACAGTTCTCTACTTCTTACAAAAGCACAAGAAATAACTGAAGTATTCAAAAaggaaaatataa ATGGTGGTGCAGATGAAGATATCCAGTGGCTCCAAAACTGTACAGAACCCTGGCATTTAGTGATAGAGAAGTGgcaaaaaacttccaaaaatagATTGAAGGAAATAGAGACTTCAGAAATGACCATCGGAGCATACATTAATAAATATCCAGTGTTAAAAACGCCACGCGGGCATGAGCTTCTTATTGaagattttcaatttttataccCATTGTCAgggaataaattatttgaaatattcccaacaataaaaaataatatattcaagGTGGCTCTATCTAAAACCCAAGTTACTGAAGTAAAAGAAATACTGGAACAACTACAGCTTCTAAACAAAA atgATGAACATTATGAGGAAGTTGAGTCAATACTAGCGTTCATGCTGTTGCCGCTGCTCTTGGGAAACCCAACACACAGAACCAAGAAACAAGTGTGGCGGCCATCCAAAGCTGAAGTAAAGGACGGCTTCATTACACACGTGCTGAGACCAATGGACGTGCAAGCCGCTATAGCCCACAGacgtgaaaaatatttaagatataAGCTAACGCTCCAACCGGTGATTGTGATTGTTGGTTCTTCTTATACggacatacaaaaatactttgTCGTAGTTAACGATTTATTTTTCGAAAcgaattcaattttaaaagcagTGGAtacatgttttaaaattttccaCTCTCTTCACTGTCAATATCCGACAGAGAGTGTGTGCGTGTGGAACTTCATACAACTAGGACTATACCAGTTAAAAACCAAGTGGGACAAAACCTATAGCACTGTTAATGCTTTCATTACTGATCTGGACATTGATctttaa